Below is a window of Chloroflexota bacterium DNA.
GAAGATCTGTTGCCGGAACAGATCGCCATATTGGGGGTGGCACGCAGCCCGATGACAGACGAAGAATTCCGTCAAAGTCTTGAGGCCGGTGTCGAGGCCCATGGACGAATGACACCGGAACATTGCCAACGTTGGGGAGAGTTCTCCGAGCGTTTCACCTACATGGCAATCAGTTACGATGACCTTGGCAGCTACGATCAAATTGCGCAGCGTCTTGCCGAATACGAGCAGTTGTTTGAGGGCTGTAACGTGCTCTTCTACCTGGCGACACCACCACAGCTTTACGCGCCAATTGTCAAACGCCTGGGAGAATCGGGCCTGAGTACCAGCAGCAATGATGAGACGTGGCGACGGATTGTCATCGAAAAGCCGTTTGGTCATGATCTCGCCTCGGCCCGGGCGTTGAACAAGCAGTTACATCAGGTTTTCGATGAAAACCAGGTGTATCGGATCGATCACTATTTGGGCAAGGAAACAGTACAGAATCTGCTGGTCTTCCGCTTTGCCAATGCCATATTCGAACCGGTCTGGAACCGGCGCTATGTCTCGAAAGTGTTGATCACGGTGGCCGAAAGCGTTGGCGTGGGTCATCGCGGCGGTTATTATGACCAGGCAGGCGTCGTACGGGATATGATTCAGAATCATGCCCTGCAATTGCTTACATTGACTGCTATGGAGCCGCCGGTAACCTTCAATGCTACCGCCCTGCGCAACGAAAAGGTCAAAGTATTGCAGGCCGTCCGCCCCTTCTCAACGGAAGATGAGCACCTGGCGAGTGTACGCGCGCAGTACCGCTCTACCGACGGCAATGGCCCGACCTATCGGATGGAGAAAGGAGTTGATCCCGAGTCGCAGACGGCCACCTATGCTGCGCTCAGGTTGCATATCGACAATTGGCGATGGCAGAGCATACCCTTTTTTGTCAGGTCGGGCAAGTATCTCAAACAGAAGACCACCGACATCGCCGTGGTCTTCAAGCGAGCGCCCCACCTCCTGTTTCCGCACTCGACAGGGGAACTGTTGCCCCCCAATATTCTTGGCATCTGCATCCAACCCGACGAAGGGATCCACCTCAGCTTTCGAATGAAGGTGCCGGGGGCCGGGATGAACACCCGTAAGGTCGACATGGAGTTCCACTACGAGTCCGATTTTGGTGATGGCAACTTGCCTGATGCATACGAACGTCTCCTGCTGGATGCCTTGTTGGGAGATGCCTCCCTCTTTGCCCGCGGGGATGAAATCGAGCTCTCGTGGGGAATCGTCGATCCAGTGCTGGACGCTTGGAAATCGGGTTCCGTGCCATTGTCGTTCTACGAGCCGGGCACCTGGGGCCCAATGGAGGCCGACGAGCTGGCGGCCAGGGCCGGCGCTACATGGACGCCGGGCTGCGCACCCCACTGACCTGGCTGGCCGCTCTTGTCGAAGAAAGCCCTGTGCGTCGTTGCCGCTTCCCTATCGATGTGCTTTCACAAGGATAACGCAGGAAACCCATAGATCAGCGAGGGACGAATGTCGGAGGTAGTTGTCAGAAAAGATCCTGAAGCCGTTGCCAGACAGGCAGCAACCTGGATCGTCCGTTGGGCTCGAGCCGCAGTAGCTGAACGCGGCCAGTTTCGAATCGCTCTTGCCGGCGGGGGCACCCCTGCCAGGCTGTACGAACTCCTGGCCCGTGAGCCATATCGCTCCATTCTTCCCGTGGCACAGACAGAGGTGTTCTGGGGCGACGAACGTTTTTTGCCCCATGGAAATGCCGGGCGCAACGATACACATGTTCTGCCATTGCTCAGCGAGGCTGGGATTCCGGGACAGAATATCAATCCCGTGCCATACGTGGCCGAGACATCGGATAAAAGCTGCGCTGACAGCCGGCTCGCCAGATCTGCACACCTGTACGAGAAACAACTACAGACTCGACTGGAGCCGGGCCATCCGCTGATGGACGTAATACTGTTGGGTCTCGGCACCGATGGCCACACAGCCTCTCTTTTCCCGGACACTGCGGCCCTCTCCGTAACCGATCATCTTGTGGCGCCCAATCGATCGGCATACGAGGATCGCCATCCGGAACGGATCACGTTGACCTTTCCAGCGATCAATGCCTCGAGGATTATCCTGTTTATGGTCACGGGAAGGGGCAAGCGCGATATATTGCGACGCGTCCTGGATACGCCTGAATCTCCAGTACTTCCCGCTCAACTGGTCGCACCAACCAGCGGCAACCTGTTGTGGCTGGCGGACGAGGCTGCAACGTCATCGGTCCTCTAGACTGACATTCATGGATGCCAGGGCGTTCATTATCCTGCTTCAAGTTTAAGCGATTCCCCTCCGAATTCCATACGTGGAGTTGCCAAGAAAAGAGCAACGTGATATTATTTAGGAGAACCAGGTTTTCCTTCAAGGTTGGCTGGCTCAATTGTTCTTTTCATGCCCTACAACGTCTCCACGCCGCCCCAAAACTTCTTTTCATTCTCTACAGGAGGAACTGTGATGCGTTTGATGCGCGTATTGATCGGTATTCTGATTCTTGCGTTGGTTTTGACGTCCTGTACTGCCATACCCGAGGCAGCTCGGGAAGCGGCTCCAAGTTTTCTCTCCCTCTTACCCAGGCTGGAAATCGATTTCGATGAAGATGGCCAGCCCTCTGTGCTGGGCTTCTCTGTGGACACCCTGGCCCAACTCACCGGCATGGATATGGATAGCATGGCCCTAACCCCTGAAATGATCGCATGGATACAGGCCTATGGCGTGCAAAATGTTGAGTTGATCTCCTCCGAGGACGGTGTCTCGGTACTGGTCAATGGTGAACTGCTTCCCCAGCTCAACTGGGACGAGGAAACCCTGGCAAACGTCGGTAAGGCCACAGGCCTGTTCGACCCTGGCATGGCCAACCTGCTCGACTTTCTGCTTAAGATTTTCCAGCAGGGCGAGATCGACCTCGTTCTGAACTTCCCGGTGCCCGAAGGGGTTGAGCCGGTACCCGTTCGCGATGAGGCCACCGAAGTGCCCAAGATTGCACCGCCCGATGGCGAAAAGACGGTCAACCTGGGCGTGGGCCTGGACTACGACGAGGATGGCAAACTGTGGATGGGCGATATCTCCGCAGAGGACCTCACCCAGCTGACCGGTATCGATTTTCGTTTCTTCCAGTTGACGCCTGAATCGGTGCAGAGTTTCAAGGACATAGGGGTCGACTCGGTGGGAGTCTTGGTCGACGGCTCTGGTTTATTCCTCAACCTAAACGAGTTGCAGATGCCCAATGTTTCCTGGGATACGGACACCTTGAACAGCTTAGTCGATCTGATGACGGTCGATGGTGCTATTGATGAAGGAAGCCTGGAACTGCTGTTGGAGGCGTTGAGCTACACGGGTGCAGACCTGAACTTGCGTCTGCCCGAATAGCTCTCGGAGCCAATAGAGACGGCGGCCTGCTCCCGTTGGGAGCGCGCCGCCGTTTTTTTGTAGAGTAGCGGAGTAGACAAGCACACAATTTGCCAGGACGCAGAGTCGCAATCTACCATGAGCCAGAGAATGCCCGGCCCGTTGTGTTTCCCAATCTGAAGCCGGAAACCCGTCCGATCTCAGAAGTCCCCGATATGATCCAGATCATATTTAGCGGGGTGGATGGTGTGGTAGAGTCAGGACAGACAGAATAGGGTTCGAGGAAAGAACCGGGGGGTCGCCTGGCGGGGCCCGTGGGGTTTGGACGGCCAGGGATATCCAGGACAGCGAACGGAGGGAAGCCATGTCATCGCTGGAGCGGTTAGCGGGCTGGTACAAGAACGGAGAAGAGGAGTTCTACACCAGGGACATCGGTAGTCTGTTCAGTGGGTTACCAAATCGTTTCGAGGCGCCGAATGCTTGGTCGGCTATCAGTAAT
It encodes the following:
- the zwf gene encoding glucose-6-phosphate dehydrogenase translates to MSEIPWLLQEEKKSAAAAPPVVIVIFGASGDLTQRKLVPALHTLACEDLLPEQIAILGVARSPMTDEEFRQSLEAGVEAHGRMTPEHCQRWGEFSERFTYMAISYDDLGSYDQIAQRLAEYEQLFEGCNVLFYLATPPQLYAPIVKRLGESGLSTSSNDETWRRIVIEKPFGHDLASARALNKQLHQVFDENQVYRIDHYLGKETVQNLLVFRFANAIFEPVWNRRYVSKVLITVAESVGVGHRGGYYDQAGVVRDMIQNHALQLLTLTAMEPPVTFNATALRNEKVKVLQAVRPFSTEDEHLASVRAQYRSTDGNGPTYRMEKGVDPESQTATYAALRLHIDNWRWQSIPFFVRSGKYLKQKTTDIAVVFKRAPHLLFPHSTGELLPPNILGICIQPDEGIHLSFRMKVPGAGMNTRKVDMEFHYESDFGDGNLPDAYERLLLDALLGDASLFARGDEIELSWGIVDPVLDAWKSGSVPLSFYEPGTWGPMEADELAARAGATWTPGCAPH
- the pgl gene encoding 6-phosphogluconolactonase; this encodes MSEVVVRKDPEAVARQAATWIVRWARAAVAERGQFRIALAGGGTPARLYELLAREPYRSILPVAQTEVFWGDERFLPHGNAGRNDTHVLPLLSEAGIPGQNINPVPYVAETSDKSCADSRLARSAHLYEKQLQTRLEPGHPLMDVILLGLGTDGHTASLFPDTAALSVTDHLVAPNRSAYEDRHPERITLTFPAINASRIILFMVTGRGKRDILRRVLDTPESPVLPAQLVAPTSGNLLWLADEAATSSVL